In Equus przewalskii isolate Varuska chromosome 6, EquPr2, whole genome shotgun sequence, one DNA window encodes the following:
- the LOC103540235 gene encoding olfactory receptor 6B9-like: MLEENITLVSEFILVGFPTAPWLQVLLFFLFLVVYLLVVVENLVIMLTVWVTGSLHKPMYYFLSSLSFLEVWYVSVTVPKMLDGFLLRRRHISFTGCMTQLYFFISLACTECVLLAAMAYDRYVAICHPLQYSVIMTTGYCVQLVAFSYMTGFMITMIKVYFISNVTFCGSNVMNHFFCDISPILKLACKDMSTAELVDFALAIVILVFPLTTTVFSYVYIVSTILHIPSSQGRKKAFSTCASHLTVVIIYYTAMIFMYVRPRAIASFNSNKLISAVYAVLTPMLNPFIYCLRNQEVKNAIKKTVGVVQCLLLS; the protein is encoded by the coding sequence ATGCTGGAGGAAAACATCACTCTGGTCAGCGAGTTCATCCTGGTGGGCTTCCCCACTGCCCCATGGCTTCAAgtcctgctcttcttcctcttccttgtgGTCTATCTGCTGGTGGTAGTGGAGAATCTTGTCATCATGCTCACTGTTTGGGTCACTGGCTCCCTCCATAAGCCCATGTACTATTTCCTGAGTAGCTTGTCCTTCCTGGAGGTCTGGTATGTCTCCGTCACAGTCCCCAAGATGCTAGATGGATTTCTCCTGCGTAGACGGCACATTTCCTTCACAGGTTGCATGACCCAGCTCTACTTCTTTATCTCACTAGCCTGCACAGAGTGTGTGCTTCTGGCAGCCATGGCCTATGACCGTTATGTGGCTATCTGCCACCCTCTCCAATATTCAGTCATCATGACCACAGGTTATTGTGTGCAGCTGGTGGCTTTCTCCTATATGACTGGTTTCATGATCACCATGATCAAGGTCTATTTcatttcaaatgtcaccttttgtGGTTCCAATGTCATGAACCACTTTTTCTGTGACATCTCACCAATCCTTAAACTGGCCTGCAAAGACATGTCCACAGCTGAGTTAGTGGACTTTGCCTTAGCTATTGTCATTCTTGTCTTCCCTCTTACCACCACTGTCTTTTCCTATGTCTACATTGTCTCCACTATTCTGCATATACCCTCCAGCCAAGGGAGGAagaaagccttctccacctgtgcatCCCACCTCACTGTAGTCATAATTTATTACACAGCCATGATTTTCATGTATGTTCGGCCCAGAGCTATTGCATCATTTAATTCCAACAAACTAATCTCAGCTGTGTATGCAGTCCTCACACCCATGTTAAATCCCTTCATCTACTGCCTTAGGAACCAAGAAGTCAAGAATGCTATCAAAAAGACTGTGGGAGTTGTCCAGTGCCTCTTGCTTAGCTGA